A stretch of Clostridia bacterium DNA encodes these proteins:
- a CDS encoding 4-hydroxy-tetrahydrodipicolinate reductase has protein sequence MKDIRVLVCGAMGKMGQQVIQAVTLAEDMSVVAAVDTQNIGKSLIDLTGDDSVIITGDLAQAIKDTKPDVMVDFTNPKVVYQNVSTAIDLGVHPVIGATGLSKEQTEDLSNRMEEKKLGGLLASNFAIGAILMVEFSKKAAAYMQDVEIIEYHHDKKLDAPSGTSLSTAKAIAEVRKSHKQGHPEEKELLEGARGANYDGIPIHSVRLPGRVAHQEVIFGSLGQILTIRHDSINRESFMPGVLLGIREVCNKEELIVGLEKLL, from the coding sequence ATGAAAGATATACGCGTGCTCGTATGTGGAGCAATGGGAAAAATGGGCCAGCAGGTTATTCAAGCGGTTACACTTGCGGAAGATATGTCCGTTGTAGCTGCAGTTGATACCCAGAATATTGGAAAAAGTTTGATTGATTTAACAGGAGATGATTCAGTTATCATCACCGGGGACTTGGCGCAAGCAATCAAGGACACCAAGCCAGATGTTATGGTTGATTTTACCAATCCTAAAGTGGTTTACCAAAATGTTTCGACAGCCATCGATTTGGGTGTTCACCCTGTGATTGGAGCTACAGGACTTAGTAAAGAACAGACAGAGGATCTTTCCAATCGCATGGAAGAAAAAAAATTAGGCGGCCTTTTGGCTTCGAATTTTGCGATTGGAGCAATTCTGATGGTGGAGTTTAGTAAAAAAGCAGCTGCCTATATGCAGGATGTGGAAATTATTGAATATCATCACGACAAGAAGTTGGATGCACCCTCTGGAACATCTTTATCTACGGCAAAAGCCATTGCAGAAGTTCGAAAGAGTCATAAGCAAGGCCACCCAGAAGAAAAGGAATTGTTAGAAGGAGCAAGAGGAGCTAACTATGATGGCATACCGATTCATTCGGTACGATTACCTGGCAGAGTTGCGCACCAGGAGGTTATTTTTGGCAGTTTAGGACAGATTCTTACCATACGGCATGACAGTATAAATAGAGAATCATTTATGCCAGGTGTTTTATTGGGCATTCGAGAAGTATGTAACAAAGAAGAATTGATTGTAGGTTTAGAAAAACTATTATAG
- a CDS encoding aspartate-semialdehyde dehydrogenase, whose protein sequence is MGYNVAVVGTGAVGSTILQVMEERNFPVDNLKLLATSRSAGKVMTFKGKNYVIEETTPDSFENIDLALFAGGKASTMFAKEAVKRGAVVIDNGSSFRMDPEVPLVVPEVNPEDIKKHKGIIANPNCSTIQMVVGLKPIYDISRIKSVVVSTYQAVSGAGQEAMDELENQTRDLLENREPKVQVFQHQIGMNLIPHIDVFWDNGYTKEEMKMVNETRKILHDEDMRITATTVRVPIMRSHSESVLAITEKKIGAQEAKDAFDSFEGIILQDDPENNVYPMPYFTSDTDEVYIGRVREDLAFENGLSFFVVADQLRKGAATNAVQIAEQLIAYNML, encoded by the coding sequence ATGGGTTATAATGTTGCGGTTGTCGGAACAGGAGCAGTAGGTTCAACCATTTTACAAGTTATGGAGGAAAGAAATTTTCCTGTAGACAACCTGAAGTTGTTGGCAACCAGCCGTTCGGCGGGTAAGGTCATGACTTTTAAAGGGAAAAATTATGTAATTGAAGAAACTACCCCAGATTCTTTTGAAAATATTGATTTGGCTCTTTTTGCAGGTGGCAAAGCGAGTACCATGTTTGCAAAAGAAGCAGTGAAAAGAGGAGCAGTAGTTATTGATAATGGAAGCTCTTTCCGTATGGATCCAGAAGTACCCTTAGTAGTACCTGAAGTGAATCCAGAGGATATCAAAAAGCATAAGGGAATAATTGCCAACCCCAACTGCTCTACCATACAGATGGTTGTTGGTTTAAAACCAATATATGATATTTCGCGAATCAAGAGTGTAGTAGTTTCTACTTACCAAGCCGTTTCAGGCGCGGGACAAGAAGCCATGGATGAGTTGGAGAATCAGACGCGTGACTTATTGGAAAATAGAGAACCAAAGGTCCAGGTATTTCAGCACCAAATCGGCATGAATTTGATTCCTCATATTGATGTATTTTGGGATAATGGTTATACCAAAGAAGAGATGAAGATGGTCAATGAGACTAGAAAAATCCTTCACGACGAAGATATGCGTATTACTGCGACTACAGTACGAGTGCCAATTATGCGAAGCCATTCTGAATCAGTTTTGGCTATCACAGAGAAAAAAATTGGTGCACAAGAAGCAAAAGATGCATTTGATTCTTTTGAAGGAATTATTCTACAAGACGACCCAGAAAATAATGTTTATCCTATGCCTTACTTTACATCAGATACAGATGAAGTCTACATAGGTCGCGTGCGAGAAGACTTGGCATTTGAAAATGGTTTATCCTTTTTTGTGGTCGCTGACCAGCTAAGAAAGGGTGCCGCTACCAACGCTGTGCAGATTGCTGAACAATTGATTGCATATAACATGCTATAA
- the dapA gene encoding 4-hydroxy-tetrahydrodipicolinate synthase, which yields MLDFGNVVTAMVTPFDAQGKLDVEAVRKLAKHLENTGTDTILVAGTTGESPTLSCEEKITLLKTVKDVVKIPVMIGTGCNDTRATIEMSKMAEEAGADALLLVVPYYNKPNAKGLYEHFKAIAESTKLPCMLYNIPSRTGINMDAETTIELSKISNIIALKAASGCLDHIIRIRMATSGDFSIYSGDDSLTLPILSVGGRGVVSVASNIIGSPIQEMVSLYRKGESDKARARFFNLYPMFRGLFIDTNPIPVKYAASLLGLLEDNYRLPIVGPEEDTKQFVKQLLEKYKLL from the coding sequence ATGTTGGATTTCGGAAATGTCGTCACCGCGATGGTGACGCCGTTTGACGCCCAAGGAAAGCTTGACGTTGAAGCGGTTAGAAAATTGGCAAAACACCTTGAAAATACAGGTACAGATACAATTCTAGTGGCAGGAACTACGGGTGAAAGTCCTACTCTTAGCTGCGAGGAAAAAATTACATTGCTAAAGACTGTCAAGGATGTGGTTAAAATTCCGGTGATGATTGGTACAGGTTGTAATGATACTAGAGCTACCATAGAAATGAGCAAAATGGCAGAAGAAGCAGGTGCTGATGCCTTACTGTTGGTAGTACCTTATTACAATAAACCCAATGCGAAAGGCTTATATGAGCATTTTAAGGCCATTGCTGAATCAACTAAATTGCCATGTATGCTTTATAATATACCGAGCAGAACTGGTATCAATATGGACGCAGAAACGACAATTGAATTGTCAAAAATTTCCAATATTATTGCCCTTAAAGCCGCTAGTGGCTGTCTAGATCATATTATTAGAATCCGTATGGCAACAAGTGGAGACTTTTCCATCTATTCAGGTGACGATTCACTAACTCTGCCTATCCTATCTGTTGGGGGTAGGGGTGTAGTATCTGTTGCTTCGAATATTATCGGATCACCAATCCAAGAAATGGTCAGTCTCTACCGTAAGGGAGAGTCAGACAAAGCTAGGGCTAGATTCTTCAATCTATATCCAATGTTTAGAGGTTTGTTTATCGATACCAACCCGATACCTGTTAAATATGCCGCTAGTCTTTTGGGCTTGCTTGAGGATAATTACCGCTTGCCAATCGTAGGACCAGAGGAAGATACAAAGCAGTTTGTAAAACAACTTTTAGAAAAATATAAATTACTATAA
- a CDS encoding ribonuclease J, whose translation MSKNENKVSIIPLGGLGEIGKNMTVIKYGEEMILIDAGLTFPEDDMLGIDIVIPDITYLEENRDKLLGIFLTHAHEDHIGALPYVLDKIQVPVYGTRFTLGLVKGKLKERRMLEQAKLHTVKPRGMVKKGPFKIEFFRVSHSIPDAVGIVVHTPEGIIVHTGDFKFDQTPVDGQLMDLPKLAKLGEQGVLALMSDSTNAERSGSTMSEKEVGRNLLEAFREATGRVIVASFASNVHRVQQIVNAAAATDRKVAVIGRSMVNIFEVARELGYLRVPKKTYVEVEQVAKLPPNKVTIITTGSQGEPKSALSRLALSDHRQLEINEKDTVIISANPIPGNEKYVSRTIDQLFRLGAKVIYGKASDMHVSGHASKEDLLLMLNLIKPKYFIPVHGEYRMQVAHAKFAEQTGVDPNNIFIADNGQVIELSKEKGRIAGRVSSGRTLVDGLGVGDVGNIVLRDRKQLSEDGIVIVMIGLSKKGSELMSGPDVVSRGFVYVRESEELMDETKKRIVETLDNLKKDGVYEWSGIKNKVREQVSRFLYEKTRRRPMVLPIIVEI comes from the coding sequence GTGTCAAAAAACGAAAATAAAGTTTCCATAATACCATTGGGTGGTCTGGGTGAAATCGGAAAGAACATGACAGTCATCAAATATGGTGAGGAAATGATCCTGATAGATGCTGGATTGACTTTTCCCGAGGACGACATGCTGGGAATCGATATTGTCATTCCAGACATAACCTATCTGGAGGAAAATAGGGACAAACTGTTGGGGATCTTCTTGACGCATGCACATGAAGATCACATTGGTGCGCTTCCGTACGTATTGGATAAGATTCAGGTGCCTGTCTATGGGACCCGTTTTACCTTGGGACTGGTTAAAGGAAAACTGAAGGAAAGAAGGATGCTGGAACAAGCAAAACTTCATACCGTAAAACCTAGGGGCATGGTAAAAAAAGGACCATTTAAGATTGAATTTTTCCGCGTGAGTCATAGTATTCCAGATGCAGTTGGTATCGTGGTGCACACACCAGAAGGTATCATCGTTCATACTGGAGACTTCAAATTTGATCAGACGCCGGTAGATGGTCAACTGATGGATTTGCCCAAGTTGGCAAAACTAGGAGAGCAGGGTGTGCTTGCTCTTATGTCAGATAGCACCAATGCAGAGCGTAGCGGTAGTACTATGAGCGAAAAAGAGGTAGGTAGGAACCTACTTGAAGCGTTTCGGGAAGCAACTGGCCGGGTTATTGTTGCTAGTTTTGCAAGCAACGTGCATAGAGTGCAACAGATTGTGAATGCCGCAGCTGCTACTGACCGAAAGGTTGCTGTAATCGGTCGTAGTATGGTCAATATTTTTGAAGTTGCAAGAGAGCTAGGGTATCTAAGGGTACCAAAGAAAACTTATGTTGAAGTAGAACAAGTGGCAAAATTGCCACCCAATAAAGTAACTATTATCACAACGGGAAGTCAAGGTGAACCGAAAAGTGCACTTTCAAGACTGGCCTTAAGTGATCACAGGCAATTAGAAATCAACGAAAAGGATACGGTCATTATATCGGCGAATCCGATTCCTGGTAATGAGAAATATGTTTCGAGAACGATTGATCAACTATTTCGACTAGGAGCTAAAGTGATTTATGGTAAAGCAAGTGATATGCATGTGAGTGGACATGCTAGCAAGGAAGATTTGTTGCTAATGCTAAACCTGATTAAGCCTAAATATTTCATACCTGTACATGGAGAATACCGTATGCAAGTAGCCCATGCAAAATTTGCTGAACAAACTGGTGTTGATCCGAACAATATCTTCATTGCAGACAACGGCCAAGTTATAGAACTCAGCAAGGAAAAAGGGCGTATTGCAGGACGTGTATCTTCAGGAAGAACATTGGTAGACGGTTTGGGTGTTGGCGATGTTGGAAACATCGTATTAAGGGACCGCAAACAGCTTTCAGAAGATGGGATTGTCATCGTTATGATTGGGCTTTCTAAGAAGGGGTCTGAATTGATGAGTGGTCCAGATGTAGTGTCTAGAGGCTTTGTCTATGTCCGCGAATCGGAAGAACTGATGGATGAGACTAAAAAACGCATTGTTGAGACACTGGATAATCTGAAAAAAGATGGTGTCTACGAATGGAGTGGTATTAAGAATAAAGTCAGAGAACAAGTGAGCCGATTCCTATACGAAAAGACTAGAAGAAGACCGATGGTTCTACCCATCATTGTAGAAATTTAG
- a CDS encoding uracil-DNA glycosylase, which produces MKELMELHKRICECRKCSLCETRVMPVVDDIPENTIRLMLIGEAPGGHEATISGRPFSGQAGEILDDFLHTINLERKVLYVSNLVKCRPVKPSKRPRYGLYANRKPSREEVQECSIFLEKEVQILEPELLVTLGKTPLEWCLGRTISMKDVHGQMLYSDILHRQVYAMYHPASLIYNRALASKYTEDLERLSSWLHEGAIREI; this is translated from the coding sequence ATGAAAGAATTGATGGAACTACATAAAAGAATCTGCGAATGCAGGAAATGCAGTCTATGTGAAACGAGAGTTATGCCGGTGGTTGATGATATACCGGAAAATACAATTCGTCTTATGTTGATTGGAGAGGCACCAGGAGGCCATGAGGCTACTATTTCTGGACGTCCATTCTCTGGTCAGGCTGGTGAAATTCTTGATGATTTTTTGCATACTATTAATCTAGAACGTAAGGTATTGTATGTTAGTAATCTGGTAAAATGTCGCCCAGTAAAGCCATCAAAGAGGCCTCGTTATGGTTTGTATGCCAACCGCAAGCCGAGTAGGGAAGAAGTGCAGGAATGCTCTATTTTTCTAGAAAAAGAAGTACAAATATTGGAACCAGAGCTGCTTGTAACGCTAGGTAAGACACCTTTGGAATGGTGCTTGGGAAGAACAATATCCATGAAGGATGTTCACGGACAGATGCTTTATTCAGATATACTTCATAGACAAGTTTACGCCATGTATCATCCTGCTAGTCTGATATATAATCGCGCATTAGCTTCAAAATATACTGAAGATTTGGAAAGACTTAGTAGTTGGCTTCATGAAGGGGCAATTAGGGAAATATAA
- a CDS encoding metallophosphoesterase, protein MKIFAISDLHLSLGTDKPMNIFGNNWENHSQKIATDWLGQVSDDDLVLLPGDHSWGLKLAEAVPDLDFIGKLPGQKVLIKGNHDLWWQSKKKLLAVMHPSMHILQNDTYVYNEWTICGTRGWSVPMDDKFSPEDRKVYMRELLRLKMSLDKADKDKPIIAMLHYPPVSASGVPNEFAKLLEEYGVKICIYGHLHGAMTRIAFEGELHGVQYHLVSADHLGFKLKRLL, encoded by the coding sequence ATGAAAATATTTGCGATATCTGATTTACATTTGTCATTGGGGACAGATAAACCCATGAATATATTTGGAAATAATTGGGAGAATCATTCTCAAAAAATTGCAACAGACTGGTTGGGGCAGGTGAGCGATGACGATTTGGTCTTGCTGCCAGGTGATCATTCTTGGGGGTTGAAACTTGCTGAAGCCGTGCCCGATTTAGATTTTATTGGAAAATTGCCTGGGCAGAAGGTTTTGATTAAGGGAAACCACGATCTTTGGTGGCAAAGTAAAAAAAAGCTCTTAGCTGTAATGCACCCCAGTATGCATATTCTTCAGAATGATACTTATGTTTACAATGAATGGACAATCTGTGGAACAAGGGGTTGGAGTGTACCAATGGATGACAAATTTAGTCCTGAAGACCGTAAGGTCTATATGCGGGAGCTATTGCGTCTAAAAATGTCACTAGACAAGGCAGACAAGGACAAACCCATCATTGCCATGCTTCATTATCCACCAGTCAGTGCAAGTGGTGTACCGAATGAATTTGCTAAACTGTTGGAAGAATATGGTGTGAAAATTTGCATATATGGGCATTTGCACGGTGCGATGACTCGGATTGCTTTTGAGGGGGAGCTTCATGGTGTACAGTATCATTTGGTATCTGCTGACCATTTGGGATTTAAGCTCAAGAGATTATTATGA
- the lpdA gene encoding dihydrolipoyl dehydrogenase, translated as MYNLCVVGGGPGGYVAAIRAAQLGAKVVLIEKEWLGGTCLNVGCIPTKALVASTSVLSDIKNAASFGIEVEGVGFDFKKMMERKDKIVSQLVGGVGFLMKKNNVDVIDGTAKLIGKNAVEVTTPDGTQTVEAENIILATGSEAALIKALSYDGKNVITSKEALSLTEVPKSMLVIGGGVIGCEFAMIYAELGVKVTIVEALDRILPMVDPEISKRMTTMLKKKRIKISTGKLITGVEVADGSIKATLESGKEVEAEKALISIGRTFNSKGLGLEETGVEIGQRGEIVVDEYLKTNVENIYAIGDVTNKIQLAHVASAQGIVCVENMFKDGPAIAMKYDVVPSCIFTSPEIATVGISEAEAEEKGIEIAIGKFDFKASGKALCIGHNDGFVKIIADKATDKILGVHIMGPHATDLIAEGVLAVEKGITVEELTKTIHAHPTLSESVMEAAEAVHGMSIHS; from the coding sequence ATGTATAATTTATGTGTTGTCGGCGGTGGCCCAGGTGGCTACGTTGCAGCAATTCGCGCTGCTCAATTGGGAGCAAAAGTAGTATTGATAGAAAAAGAATGGTTGGGAGGAACTTGTCTGAATGTTGGATGTATTCCTACCAAGGCTTTAGTAGCATCCACATCAGTACTTTCTGACATCAAAAATGCAGCTAGCTTCGGTATCGAAGTGGAAGGTGTAGGCTTTGATTTCAAAAAGATGATGGAACGTAAAGACAAGATTGTAAGCCAATTGGTTGGCGGTGTTGGATTTCTAATGAAGAAAAACAATGTTGATGTAATTGATGGAACAGCCAAATTGATTGGTAAGAATGCAGTAGAAGTAACTACACCAGATGGTACACAAACTGTTGAAGCTGAAAATATCATCTTGGCAACCGGTTCAGAAGCTGCCTTGATTAAAGCGCTTAGCTATGACGGTAAAAATGTAATTACGTCTAAGGAAGCATTAAGCCTGACCGAGGTTCCTAAAAGTATGTTGGTTATCGGCGGTGGCGTCATTGGCTGTGAATTTGCCATGATTTATGCTGAACTTGGAGTAAAAGTGACCATTGTAGAAGCCTTGGACAGAATCCTGCCTATGGTAGATCCTGAAATTTCCAAACGGATGACTACGATGCTCAAGAAAAAAAGAATCAAGATTTCTACAGGCAAGCTTATTACTGGCGTTGAAGTTGCTGATGGAAGTATCAAAGCAACTTTGGAAAGTGGTAAAGAAGTAGAAGCTGAAAAAGCATTAATTTCCATCGGTAGAACCTTCAACTCTAAAGGTTTGGGTCTTGAGGAAACTGGGGTTGAGATTGGTCAGCGTGGTGAAATCGTAGTTGACGAATACTTAAAAACCAATGTTGAGAATATTTATGCTATTGGGGACGTAACCAACAAGATACAATTAGCACACGTAGCAAGTGCCCAAGGTATCGTTTGTGTTGAAAATATGTTTAAAGATGGACCAGCAATAGCCATGAAATACGATGTAGTTCCTAGCTGTATCTTTACCAGCCCAGAAATTGCTACCGTAGGTATCTCTGAAGCAGAAGCTGAAGAGAAGGGCATCGAAATTGCTATCGGTAAGTTCGATTTCAAAGCTAGTGGAAAAGCGCTTTGTATTGGACACAATGATGGCTTTGTTAAAATAATTGCAGATAAGGCTACGGATAAAATTTTAGGTGTTCATATTATGGGCCCTCATGCAACTGATTTGATTGCAGAAGGCGTATTAGCTGTAGAAAAAGGTATTACCGTTGAAGAACTGACAAAAACCATCCATGCACATCCCACATTGTCGGAAAGTGTTATGGAAGCTGCTGAGGCAGTTCATGGGATGTCTATTCATTCATAA
- a CDS encoding TIGR00730 family Rossman fold protein: MMKICVYSSSSEGLEESYFQEAKILGKLLAEKQYDLVYGAGDLGLMGACARSTFESGGKVIGVIPEALNRKGIVFENCQQLHVTKTMRERKAIMEDSADAFIALPGGYGTLEELLEVITLKQLQYHKKPIVILNTNDFYGKLLSFFEQIISLKFAKEVCREFYYVASDSKDALRYIEEFKPSTYGEKWFT, from the coding sequence GTGATGAAAATTTGTGTATATTCATCTTCTAGTGAAGGATTGGAAGAATCCTATTTCCAGGAGGCTAAGATTTTAGGTAAGTTGCTAGCAGAAAAACAATATGACCTAGTTTACGGCGCCGGGGATTTAGGTCTAATGGGGGCCTGTGCCCGAAGCACCTTTGAATCTGGTGGCAAGGTAATCGGAGTGATACCAGAAGCGTTAAATCGCAAGGGGATTGTATTTGAAAACTGCCAGCAATTGCACGTGACTAAGACCATGCGGGAAAGAAAGGCCATTATGGAAGACTCTGCTGATGCCTTCATCGCTTTGCCTGGTGGTTATGGAACACTTGAAGAATTGTTGGAGGTAATCACTCTCAAACAACTCCAATATCATAAAAAGCCCATCGTCATATTAAATACCAATGATTTTTATGGCAAATTACTGTCTTTTTTTGAACAGATTATTTCTCTTAAATTTGCCAAAGAAGTCTGCCGGGAATTTTACTATGTGGCCAGTGATTCCAAAGATGCTTTACGATACATTGAAGAATTCAAACCTAGCACATATGGGGAGAAGTGGTTTACTTAA
- a CDS encoding dihydropteroate synthase — translation MKFIAESINTSIERIKEAVAEGDSNYIKRLAVKLENAGASYIDLNCGTRIGDEVEKMTWLVNQVQEVSKLPLCIDSPSPEVIERGLSLAKNRKQPIINSITGEKKRMDAIIPMIGKYKAKVIGLLLDDQGMPASAIDRIRIADNLIPALLGAGVSPDDIIVDPIVRPIGTGDTAGLEVFDAIRAIKERYPEVHFSIGLSNISHGIPVDEMTNHAFMIMCILQGLDYCIANVLDERVRGYALVAEALTAKDPYCAKLLKGFRKGYFPETQNYLDF, via the coding sequence ATGAAATTCATTGCTGAATCAATAAATACTAGTATTGAGCGCATCAAAGAAGCCGTTGCGGAAGGTGATTCCAACTATATAAAACGATTGGCTGTAAAACTTGAAAATGCTGGCGCTAGTTACATCGATCTTAATTGTGGCACTAGAATCGGTGACGAGGTTGAGAAGATGACATGGTTGGTGAACCAGGTTCAAGAAGTTAGTAAATTACCACTATGCATTGATAGCCCTAGTCCAGAAGTTATTGAAAGAGGGCTTTCGCTTGCAAAAAACAGGAAGCAACCTATCATTAACTCCATTACTGGAGAAAAGAAACGCATGGATGCTATCATACCGATGATTGGTAAATACAAGGCCAAGGTGATAGGCCTTCTACTTGATGATCAAGGGATGCCAGCTAGTGCAATAGACCGGATTCGTATTGCAGACAACTTAATTCCTGCATTGCTAGGTGCCGGCGTATCACCGGATGACATCATAGTTGATCCAATTGTACGGCCTATCGGAACGGGCGACACTGCGGGGTTGGAGGTATTTGATGCTATCCGAGCCATCAAGGAGCGTTATCCTGAGGTGCATTTCAGCATTGGCCTTAGTAATATATCCCATGGAATTCCAGTTGATGAGATGACCAATCATGCCTTTATGATTATGTGTATCTTGCAGGGACTAGATTACTGTATTGCCAATGTATTGGATGAAAGAGTAAGAGGATATGCTTTGGTTGCGGAGGCATTGACGGCAAAAGATCCCTATTGCGCAAAATTGCTAAAGGGCTTTCGTAAAGGATATTTCCCGGAAACTCAAAACTACTTAGATTTTTAA
- a CDS encoding threonine synthase codes for MLYQSTRDGKATHSAAEAILAGLAIDGGLFTPDSIPKLSLQQIDKMKDQSYQEKALSILSLFLDDFPKDVLSNCVHNAYNERSFDHPDVAPLVKLTEKISVLELYHGPTCAFKDIALQILPHLLMSSASLQNDDYTYVILVATSGDTGKAALSGFKDVDHTKILVFYPDAGVSEIQKLQMITQEGDNVKVIAVKGNFDDTQTGVKKIFSDENLRAQLEEKQYRFSSANSINWGRLAPQIVYYFSSYCDLLKRQEIELGEEINFVVPTGNFGNILAGYFAKQMGLPIHRLVCAANKNNVLTDFINTGVYDRNRAFNKTISPSMDILISSNLERLLFLICKDANKVRGYMQDLSEKGIYQVDDQMKKTIQELFWSDCSNDEETIQRIKTTYEDKGYLMDTHTGVAMDIYHKYQANTADEHRTVIVSTASPFKFNSSVAKAVLSADLVRNSDEITLLTKLSEESGMPIPAGLKDLDKKPILHQDVVEKADMQNSVSGFLEI; via the coding sequence ATGTTGTATCAAAGTACGAGAGATGGCAAAGCGACCCACAGTGCCGCAGAAGCTATCCTGGCTGGTCTGGCCATCGATGGTGGACTTTTCACACCTGATAGCATTCCAAAACTCTCGCTTCAGCAAATAGACAAAATGAAAGATCAGTCCTATCAAGAAAAGGCTCTGTCCATTTTATCGCTTTTCTTAGATGACTTTCCTAAGGATGTACTTTCAAATTGTGTGCATAATGCCTACAATGAAAGATCATTCGATCATCCAGACGTTGCGCCTTTAGTCAAATTAACAGAAAAAATCAGCGTATTAGAACTTTACCATGGTCCTACCTGCGCTTTCAAAGATATTGCACTGCAAATACTACCCCATCTATTAATGAGTTCAGCCTCATTGCAAAATGATGATTACACCTATGTTATCCTTGTCGCAACCTCTGGTGATACTGGTAAGGCTGCTTTATCCGGTTTCAAAGATGTAGACCATACTAAAATTTTAGTCTTCTATCCTGATGCTGGGGTCAGTGAGATACAAAAGCTGCAGATGATTACCCAAGAAGGTGACAATGTAAAAGTCATTGCTGTCAAAGGCAATTTTGATGATACCCAGACTGGTGTTAAAAAGATTTTTTCAGATGAAAACTTGCGAGCTCAGCTAGAAGAAAAACAGTACCGTTTTTCTTCCGCCAATTCTATCAATTGGGGACGCTTAGCTCCACAAATCGTTTACTATTTTTCCAGTTATTGTGACCTCCTTAAACGTCAAGAAATTGAATTAGGGGAAGAAATAAACTTCGTGGTACCTACTGGCAATTTTGGTAATATCCTAGCTGGCTATTTTGCTAAACAGATGGGTCTTCCCATCCACCGCCTAGTCTGTGCTGCCAACAAGAATAACGTTCTAACAGATTTTATCAATACAGGTGTCTATGACCGAAACCGTGCCTTTAACAAAACTATTTCACCATCCATGGATATCCTAATATCCAGTAACCTCGAAAGGTTGTTATTCCTTATTTGCAAGGATGCAAACAAGGTTCGCGGCTATATGCAAGACCTGTCAGAAAAAGGCATTTATCAGGTAGATGACCAAATGAAGAAAACCATACAAGAACTTTTCTGGTCGGATTGTAGCAACGATGAAGAAACCATCCAAAGAATCAAAACTACTTATGAGGATAAGGGGTATTTAATGGATACTCATACAGGCGTGGCAATGGATATATATCACAAATATCAAGCCAATACTGCCGATGAACATAGAACTGTTATCGTATCGACAGCTAGCCCTTTTAAGTTCAATTCCTCGGTTGCCAAGGCAGTACTTTCTGCCGACTTAGTCAGAAATTCAGATGAAATTACGCTTTTGACAAAACTATCTGAAGAGTCAGGGATGCCCATTCCAGCTGGTCTCAAAGATCTGGATAAAAAGCCTATTCTGCACCAAGATGTCGTAGAAAAAGCAGACATGCAAAATAGTGTTTCCGGTTTTCTAGAAATATAA